GTCATCACCGCCGGCCAGCAGGCGCGGTCCATCCTGCCCTTCGACCCCTTCCTGTTCTCGCGCGAGGCCACCGAGCTGCCCAAGCCCTACGTCAAGTGGAGCATCGAGCCGGCGCGGGCCGAGGACGTGCCCGCCGCCATCGCCCGCGGCTACCACCTGGCCATGCTGCCGCCGCGCGGGCCGGTGCTGATCTCGGTGCCGGCCGACGACTGGGCCCGGCCCTGCGACCCGCTGCCGTCGCGCACCGTCGCCACCACGGTGCGGCCCGACGCCGCGGTGATGGCGCAGATCGGCCAGGCGCTCGACGCCGCGCAGCGGCCGGCCTTCGTCGTTGGCGGCGCGGCCGACCGTGACCAGGCGCTGCCGGCGCTGGTCGCCCTGGCCGAGCGCCACCGCGCCCGCGTCTTCACCGCGCCGATGGCCGGCCGCTGCGGCTTCCCGGAAGGGCACCCGCTGTTCGCCGGCTTCCTGCCCGCCATGCGCGAGCGCATCGTGCAACTGCTGGCCGGGCACGACGTGGTGTTCGCCGTCGGCGCGCCGGCCTTCACCTATCACGTCGAGGGCTTCGGCGCGCACCTGCCCGCCGGCGCCCGGCTGCTGCAGCTCATCGACGACCCGCACACCGCCGCCTGGACGCCCGAGGGGACGGTGGCGGTGGGCAGCCTCCTGCCGGGCCTGCAGGACCTGCTCGACCGTCCCGCACGCCCCGACCGGCCGTCGCCGCCGCGGCGCGAGCCGGCGCCCCGCGCCGAGCCCACGTCGCCGATGTCGGTGGCCTTCCTGATGCAGACGCTGGCCGAGGTGCGGCCCGCCGGCGCGGTGGTGGTCGAAGAGGCGCCCAGCGCCCGGCCGGTGATGCAGCGCCACCTGCCGATGCCCGGCGCCGACAGCTTCTACACCATGGACAGCGGCGGGCTGGGCTGGGGCCTGCCGGCCTCGGTCGGCGTGGCGCTGGGCCGGCCGGGCACGCGGGTGATCGCGCTGGTCGGCGACGGCTCCGCGATGTACGGCATCCAGGCGCTGTGGAGCGCCGCGCAGCTGAGGCTGCCGCTCACCGTCGTCATCGTCAACAACGGCCGCTACGCCGCGCTGCAGGAGTTCGCGCCCAGCTTCGGCTTCGACCGCGGCGCCGAGCTGCCGGGCACCGCGCTGCCCGCGCTCGACTTCTGCGCGCTGGCCCGCGGCCACGGGCTGGACGGCGTTCGCATCACCGAGGCCGGCGCGCTGGCCGAGGGCCTGCGCCAGGCCCTCGCCGACCCGGCGCCCCGCCTGGTCGAGGTGGTGGTGGCGTGACGGCATCATCGGCGTCGGCCCGACCCGACCCCAGACCAAGACCGAACCCATAGGAGACACCCGATGACCCCCGTCCGCTCGACCCCTTCCGGCGTGTCGCTGACCCGCGCCCTGGCGTTCGCCGCCGGCCTGCTGTGCGCGTCGCTGACGGCGCAGGCGCAGGCGCCGGCCGCGCCGGCGGCCTACCCGAACAAGCCGATCCGCCTGGTCGTGAACTTCCCGCCCGGCGGCGCCGCCGACACCATCGCCCGCGCGGTCGCCGCGCCGCTGCAGGACGCGCTGGGCCAGTCGGTGGTGGTGGAGAACCGCGCCGGCTCCGGCGGCAACCTGGGCGGCGACCTGGTGGCCAAGTCGGCGCCGGACGGCTACACGCTGCTGATGAGCTCCGGCGGCATGGTGTCGGTCAACCCCTTCATCTACCCCAAGATGCCGTTCGACCCGGCGAAGGACCTGACGCCGGTGGCGGCCGCCGCGCGGGTGCTGGTCTTCCTGGTCACCAAGCCGGCGCTGCCGGTGGACAACGGCAAGGCCTTCGTCGCCTACCTGAAGGCCAACCCCGGCAAGCTCACCTACGGCTCGCCGGGCAACGGCAGCTCGCCGCACCTGGCCGGCGAGATGTTCAAGAGCCAGGCCGGCGTGTTCGCGGTGCACGTGCCCTACCGCGGCGCCGCGCCGGCGCTGCAGGACCTGCTGGCCGGCCAGATCGACTACACCTTCGACCCCGGCATCGGCATTCCGCACGTCCGGGCCGGCAAGCTCAAGCTGCTGGCGGTGGGCAGCCCGAAGCGCTCGCCGCTGTTCCCCGACGTGCCGACGGTGGAGGAGGCGATGGGCCTGAAGGGCTTCGACGCCGACAGCGTGTTCGGCTTCTACGCGCCGGCCGGCACCCCGGCGGACATCGTCAACCGACTCAACCGCGAGATCAACCGCACGCTGGCCCTGCCCGCGGTGCGCGAGCGCATCCTGGCGCTGGGCGGCGAGCCGGCGCCGATGACGCCGGCGCAGTTCCACGCCAAGGCGGAGGAGGACGCGAAGCGCTTCGGCGCCATCATCCGCGAGCGCAAGATCGTCGCGGATTGAACTGAAGCCCCTGGTCGCCTTCGGCGACCTGTCCCCACAGGGATCGGATCGGAAACCCGTGGCCGCCGCCCATAATCGGCGGCCATGGACCTGCCCGCCCACCAACTGACCATGACGGTGCTGATGACGCCGGACACCGCGAACTTCGCGGGCAACGTGCACGGCGGCACCATCCTCAAGCTGCTGGACCAGGTGGCCTACGCCTGTGCCAGCCGCTACGCCGGCCGCTACGTGGTGACGCTGAGCGTGGACCAGGTGATGTTCCGCCAGCCCATCCACGTCGGCGAGCTGGTCACCTTCCTGGCGGCGGTCAACCACACCGGCACCTCGTCGATGGAGATCGGCATCAAGGTCATCGCCGAGGACATCCGCACGCAGGCCGTGCGGCATGTCAACAGTTGCTTCTTCACCATGGTGGCGGTGGACGACGAGCGCAAGCCGGTGCCGGTGCCGCCGCTGCGGCCCTTCAGCCCCGACGAACGCCGCCGCTTCGCGGCCGCCGAGGTGCGCAAGCAGCTGCGCCGCGAGATGGCCGAGCGCGCCGCGCAATTGATGCCGAGCTGATGCCGCGCTGATGCCCGGCGCGTGACGCTGAAGCGGGCGCTTCATCAACGCTTCGCGCCGCTGTCATCGGCGCTTTCCAGACTCGCAGGTTCCGATCACAACAAGGAACCTGCATGGACCACCGCCTCTTCACCGCCCGCCGCCTGGTCGCCCTGGCGTGCGCCCTCGCCGCCACCGGCGTGCACGCCGCCAACACGCTGACCGGCTTCGCCCTGCTGCCGGCCAACACCTTCGCGCCGGGGCCGACCTCGGGCCAGCTGACGGCGCCGTCCAACGGCGTCACGCCGCCCTACGTCAACCAGCAGCCGGTGCAGGGCTTCTCGGCGGTGCTGAACGGCCCGGTGGCCGGCAGCTACTTCGTCATGCCGGACAACGGCTTCGGCAACATCGCCAACTCGCCGGACTACCTGCTGCGCATGTACGCGGTGGCGCCGCAATGGCGCACGGCCAGCGGCGGCAGCGGCACGGTGACCCCGCTCCACTACGTCACCGGCGCACCCCAGCCCAGCTTCAACACCAGCACCTTCATCCAGCTGCGCGACCCCGACCAGCGGCTGGGCTTCAACCTCGTCGCCAACCAGACCAACTACCCCGGCTCGTCGATTCCGGTGGACCCGCAGCTCAAGGCCAACCGCTGGCTCACCGGCGGTGACCTGGACATCGAGGCGGTGCGGCAGGACCGCAACGGCAACCTCTGGTTCGGCGACGAGTTCGGCCCCTTCCTGGTCAAGACCGACGCCACCGGCAAGGTGCTGCGCAGCGAGATCGCGCTGCCCAACAGCACCGGCACCGGCGGCGCGCCGCTGGTGCAGTCGCCGCAGAACCCGTACGTGGCGCCGGGGCAGAACAACCTGCGCGGCTCCAACGGCTTCGAGGGCCTGGCCATCGACACCTCAGGCAACAAGCTCTACACGCTGCTCGAAGGGCCGCTGATCCCCGACGCCGACCAGAAGCGGCTGATCATCAACGAGTTCGACCTGGCCACCGAGGCCTACACCGGCCGCACCTTCGGCTACAAGCTCGACCCCAAGGGCACCAACATCGGCGACATGACGGCGATCAACGACCATGAGTTCCTGGTCATCGAGCGCAACGGCATCCAGGGCACCCAGCCGAACGCCGCCGACATGTTCAAGAAGGTCTACAAGATCGACCTGAACAAGGTCGACGCCAACGGCTTCGCCGAGAAGACCGAGGTGGTGGACCTGCTCAACATCGCCGACCCCAACGACCTCAACGGCGACGGCCGGCTGACCTTCGACTTCCCCTTCGTCACCATCGAGGACGTGCTGGTCGTCGACGCCCACACCCTGCTGGTGATCAACGACAACAACTACCCCGGCAACGGCGGCCGCACCACCGTGGGCCCGGACAACACCGAGTTCATCCTGGTCAGCCTGGACCAGCGGCTGGCGGTGGCGCCCATCCCCGAGCCGGAGACCTACGCGCTGATGCTGGCCGGGCTGGGCGCCCTGGGCGTTGCGGCCCGGCGCCGCCGTCGCCAAGGCTGAGGCACTGGCACCGGCGACGAACCGGGCCGTGCGCCCGGTTCAGTCGCGGAAGTTGTGGCCCAGCCGGTCGAGCCGGCGCAGCAGCGCCGGCCAGACGAAGTCGCCGCCCAGGCCGCCGGTCTGCACCCGCATCGCCTCCCGCGTGCCGGCGATGATCTGCGGGTCGACGGCCGTCAGCGGCGCGCCGCCGCTCTGCGCCATCACCTGGATGCGGCAGGCCGACTCGAAGGTGTGCATCGACAGGAAGGCGTTGCCCACGCTGCGGCCCACCGTCAGCAGGCCATGGTTGCGCAGCACCAGAAAGGTGTTGCGGCCCAGGTCGGCCTGCAGGCGGGGGCCCTCGTCGGGCCGGAAGGCCACGCCTTCGTAGTCGTGGTAGCCCACCGAGGCCAGCACGAAGGTGGCCTGCTGGGAGATCGGCAGCACGCCGTCGCGCTGGGCGCTCACCGCCACGCCGGCCATGGTGTGGGTGTGCAGCACGCACTGCACGTCGGGCCGGGCGGCGTGCACCGCGCTGTGGATGACGAAGCCGGCCGGGTTCACCGGGTGCGGCGAGTCGATCACCTTGCGGCATTCGCTGTCCACCTTGACCAGCGACGAGGCGGTGATCTCCTCGAACATCAGCCCGTACGGGTTGATCAGGAAGTGGTGCTCCGGTCCGGGCACCCGCACGCTGATGTGGGTGAACACCAGGTCGTCCCAGCCGGACAGGGCGACCAGCCGGTAGCAGGCGGCCAGGTCCTGGCGCAGCTGCCATTCCTCGGCGGAGACCTGGTCGCGGACGGCGGCGGTGGCGGGGTTCATGCGGTACTCCTGGCAGGGTCGTGGTGGGCGATTGGGACACGGCGCGGCGGGCCCGGATGTCAACAACCCGACAACCCCAGGGAATGTCCCTGCCGCGAGGCGGGCCGGCCTCCACCCGTCACCCGCGGCTCCCACCGCTTCAGCGGCTCCGCTGCTTCACCCACGCCTCCACCTTGTCGCTGCCGCCGATCAGTTGACCGTTCACGAACAGTTGCGGCACCGTCCCGGCCCGCGCGATCGCGCCAAGCGCGCGCGTGCGGATGCTGTGCGGCAGCGGCACGTCGGCGTACGGGACGCCGGCTTCGTCCAGCAGTTGCTTCGCCTTGGCGCAGAAGGCGCAGCCCTCGCGCGTGAGCAGCGCCACCTGGTCCGGCTCGCGGGCGTCCCGGTTGACGTAGTGCAGCAGCGTATCGGCATCGGAGACCTTGAACGGGTCACCCGGCTCCTCCGGCTCCACGAACATCTTCTCGACCACACCGTCGCGCACGAGCATCGAGTAGCGCCACGACCGCTTGCCGAAGTTCAGGTCGCTCTTGTCGACCAGCATGCCCATCTGCTCGGTGAAGGCGCCGTTGCCATCCGGCAGCATGAAGACGTTGTCGCACTCCTGGCTCTTGGCCCATTCCTCCATGACGAACGGGTCGTTCACGGCGATGCAGACCACCTGGTCGACGCCGTTCTGCTTGAACGTGGGGGCCAGCTCGTTGAAGCGGGGCAGGTGCGTGCTGGAGCACGTCGGCGTGAAGGCGCCGGGCAGCGAGAACACGGCGACGGTGCGCCCCTTGAACAAATCGTCGGAGCTGATGTCCTTCCATTCGTTGTCTGCGCGGTAGCGGAACCTGACGTGCGGGACGGGCTGGCCTTCGCGGGCGGGTTGGGGCATGGCTTGGCACTCCGGCTGCTGACGATCGCTGGATTCTGCGCGGGCTGCGGCACTTCGCGAGCCCGCTCGCCGCGCGCGAAAATCACCCGACATGTCGTCGACGCCACCGCCACCGCCCGCCCAGCCCCGCAACCCGCTGCATGGCAAGACCCTAGAGGCCATCCTCACCGAGCTGGTGGCGCACTACGGCTGGGACGGCCTCGCGCAGCGCGTGGCCCTCCGTTGCTTCAGCAGCCAGCCGAGCATCGGCTCCAGCCTGAAGGTCCTGCGCAAGACACCGTGGGCGCGCGAGAAGGTCGAGGGCCTGTACCGCTTCATGCTGCGGGACCTGCGGCGCGGTGGCCCGCCAGACGCTCAAGGATGAGCGCCGACCCGACCGCGAAGTACCTGGCGGCCTATCCGCCTGACCTGCGCGCGCAGGTGCGGGTGTTGATCGCCGAGGGGCGGCTCCTCGCAAGCCTGATGCGGCGCCATCCCGAGCGCCACGACATCGCCAGCGACGCCGCGCTGTACGAGTATGTGCAAGAGCTGAAGAGCCGCCACATGCGCAACGCCGGGCCGCTGGCCAAAGTGCTCTACGACAGCCGGCTGCACCTGACCCACCGGGCCCTGGGCACGCACACGACCGTGTCGCGCCCGCAAGGCGGCAACCTCAAGGCCAAGCGCGAGATCCGCATCGCCAGCCTGTTCCGCCAGGCCCCCGCCGCATTCCTGAGGACGATCGTCGTGCATGAGCTTGCGCACCTGAAGGAGCGCGAGCACGACAAGGCGTTCTACGCCCTGTGCACCCACATGGAGCCCGACTACCACCAGCTGGAGTTCGATGTCCGGATGTGGCTGACGGGGCTGGAGGCTGGCGGGGTGCAGGGTGGCGTGTCGGGCTGAAGACGCTTCTGGATAGGCAGAAGGCTGCGTCAGACTCTGGTTGCAGTCGCTCAGCCTCGCGCACGGGGAGGACCGCTCTCGGCCAGAAGTCGTCTTTAGTGACTGTCACCTTTCCGGCTGGCCATCCGCTCCGACCCGACCACGACCGGCTCGAAACCCCGAAGCCCGCCTGGGTGATTGGCCGCTACTTGAGGTCCGGGATCTCGTCCGGCACGGGCACCGATGAGTCCCTCCGCGCCATCACAGCGCGCATGTGGCTATGTGCATGACGCGCGAGTGGTCCGCGCAGCTTGTCTGGAATGAACCAGAACCCGAGAACGGCCAAGAGCACGGTCAGGCCAGCGGAGATCCCGGGCTCCGACTCCGCTAGGCTTGTGCCCAGCAGCGTCAGGGCTCCGAAGAGGCCCGCAATCTCGAACCGAAGCCGTCGATAGACCGAACGTCCCGCCCGCATGCCCTCTGCAGCCACCTGGGCCCTGCGCTGCCTTTCGGCCTCCATCAGTTCGCCGACCGTCCGCTCCAGCTTGCCCTTGGAGATCTCATGAGACTCTGCCGCAAGGCGCTGGCGTTCGATCTCCTCACGCAGCAGTTTGGCGTCGCGAGCGTGTGCCTCAGATGCGGCACTCATGGCCGTAGAGAGCTGCTCAACAACGACCGCGTGGCCCGCCTTGACCGCCGCAATTGCAGCTTCTGCCTTCTTGCGCTCCGCTTCGGCCGCATAGTCTCCGGCCGCGAGTTTCACTTTCTCGAGGATGAACGGCAGGCGCTCCTTAGTCACGTCCTCCGGGTCGCCACGCGTTGCCCGCATCAGCGCGCTTGCACCCTCTCGGTCCTCGAGCAGTGCTGCGATGTCTTGTGCAGCTTCTTTACCGCTCAGCTCAA
The sequence above is a segment of the Aquabacterium sp. J223 genome. Coding sequences within it:
- the mdlC gene encoding benzoylformate decarboxylase — protein: MPTVRHAVLDLLRDLRMTTVFGNPGSTELPLFLDFPSDFRYVLGLQESVVIAMADGHAQATRNAAFVNLHSAAGVGHAMGNIFTAHKNRTPMVITAGQQARSILPFDPFLFSREATELPKPYVKWSIEPARAEDVPAAIARGYHLAMLPPRGPVLISVPADDWARPCDPLPSRTVATTVRPDAAVMAQIGQALDAAQRPAFVVGGAADRDQALPALVALAERHRARVFTAPMAGRCGFPEGHPLFAGFLPAMRERIVQLLAGHDVVFAVGAPAFTYHVEGFGAHLPAGARLLQLIDDPHTAAWTPEGTVAVGSLLPGLQDLLDRPARPDRPSPPRREPAPRAEPTSPMSVAFLMQTLAEVRPAGAVVVEEAPSARPVMQRHLPMPGADSFYTMDSGGLGWGLPASVGVALGRPGTRVIALVGDGSAMYGIQALWSAAQLRLPLTVVIVNNGRYAALQEFAPSFGFDRGAELPGTALPALDFCALARGHGLDGVRITEAGALAEGLRQALADPAPRLVEVVVA
- a CDS encoding Bug family tripartite tricarboxylate transporter substrate binding protein, with protein sequence MTPVRSTPSGVSLTRALAFAAGLLCASLTAQAQAPAAPAAYPNKPIRLVVNFPPGGAADTIARAVAAPLQDALGQSVVVENRAGSGGNLGGDLVAKSAPDGYTLLMSSGGMVSVNPFIYPKMPFDPAKDLTPVAAAARVLVFLVTKPALPVDNGKAFVAYLKANPGKLTYGSPGNGSSPHLAGEMFKSQAGVFAVHVPYRGAAPALQDLLAGQIDYTFDPGIGIPHVRAGKLKLLAVGSPKRSPLFPDVPTVEEAMGLKGFDADSVFGFYAPAGTPADIVNRLNREINRTLALPAVRERILALGGEPAPMTPAQFHAKAEEDAKRFGAIIRERKIVAD
- a CDS encoding acyl-CoA thioesterase; the encoded protein is MDLPAHQLTMTVLMTPDTANFAGNVHGGTILKLLDQVAYACASRYAGRYVVTLSVDQVMFRQPIHVGELVTFLAAVNHTGTSSMEIGIKVIAEDIRTQAVRHVNSCFFTMVAVDDERKPVPVPPLRPFSPDERRRFAAAEVRKQLRREMAERAAQLMPS
- a CDS encoding esterase-like activity of phytase family protein gives rise to the protein MDHRLFTARRLVALACALAATGVHAANTLTGFALLPANTFAPGPTSGQLTAPSNGVTPPYVNQQPVQGFSAVLNGPVAGSYFVMPDNGFGNIANSPDYLLRMYAVAPQWRTASGGSGTVTPLHYVTGAPQPSFNTSTFIQLRDPDQRLGFNLVANQTNYPGSSIPVDPQLKANRWLTGGDLDIEAVRQDRNGNLWFGDEFGPFLVKTDATGKVLRSEIALPNSTGTGGAPLVQSPQNPYVAPGQNNLRGSNGFEGLAIDTSGNKLYTLLEGPLIPDADQKRLIINEFDLATEAYTGRTFGYKLDPKGTNIGDMTAINDHEFLVIERNGIQGTQPNAADMFKKVYKIDLNKVDANGFAEKTEVVDLLNIADPNDLNGDGRLTFDFPFVTIEDVLVVDAHTLLVINDNNYPGNGGRTTVGPDNTEFILVSLDQRLAVAPIPEPETYALMLAGLGALGVAARRRRRQG
- a CDS encoding class II aldolase/adducin family protein; the encoded protein is MNPATAAVRDQVSAEEWQLRQDLAACYRLVALSGWDDLVFTHISVRVPGPEHHFLINPYGLMFEEITASSLVKVDSECRKVIDSPHPVNPAGFVIHSAVHAARPDVQCVLHTHTMAGVAVSAQRDGVLPISQQATFVLASVGYHDYEGVAFRPDEGPRLQADLGRNTFLVLRNHGLLTVGRSVGNAFLSMHTFESACRIQVMAQSGGAPLTAVDPQIIAGTREAMRVQTGGLGGDFVWPALLRRLDRLGHNFRD
- a CDS encoding glutathione peroxidase, which encodes MPQPAREGQPVPHVRFRYRADNEWKDISSDDLFKGRTVAVFSLPGAFTPTCSSTHLPRFNELAPTFKQNGVDQVVCIAVNDPFVMEEWAKSQECDNVFMLPDGNGAFTEQMGMLVDKSDLNFGKRSWRYSMLVRDGVVEKMFVEPEEPGDPFKVSDADTLLHYVNRDAREPDQVALLTREGCAFCAKAKQLLDEAGVPYADVPLPHSIRTRALGAIARAGTVPQLFVNGQLIGGSDKVEAWVKQRSR
- a CDS encoding VF530 family protein; its protein translation is MSSTPPPPPAQPRNPLHGKTLEAILTELVAHYGWDGLAQRVALRCFSSQPSIGSSLKVLRKTPWAREKVEGLYRFMLRDLRRGGPPDAQG
- a CDS encoding M48 family metallopeptidase, producing MSADPTAKYLAAYPPDLRAQVRVLIAEGRLLASLMRRHPERHDIASDAALYEYVQELKSRHMRNAGPLAKVLYDSRLHLTHRALGTHTTVSRPQGGNLKAKREIRIASLFRQAPAAFLRTIVVHELAHLKEREHDKAFYALCTHMEPDYHQLEFDVRMWLTGLEAGGVQGGVSG